A stretch of DNA from Hirundo rustica isolate bHirRus1 chromosome 1, bHirRus1.pri.v3, whole genome shotgun sequence:
CAGTAAGAGCCATCAAGTTTATATACCAATTTAAAGACATAATCCTGAACTGTAAGTTTGGGTGTTGCTCAGGCATCATGACAGGAACAGATGTTTTGGGATATTAATTTGAGCGTTTCCACAGATGAGTCCATGTAGGTTACAGAGAACAGGCGCTTCATTTCTGGTAAGATGAGGTAGGAACCTGTTGCAGACAGTGCTTGGATCTCATGGCAATCTGAGATTCAATGTCAGTAACTGCAGAAATACTTTTAAGTCAAAGAAAGCTTACCAAAATCTTACTGCCTAGGGGCTGATTTCTTGTTTTAACAAgcaagatgggaaaaaaaaattaaaaatctcattGGTCCATAACCTGCATAACCTCAGCTTCTCTGTGTTTTGCAGATAAATGGTGGCTGGAGGCTTGGGGATGTTTCTGGGAAAGGCAGTGAGATAGTTTGGGGAAGAGTGGGCAGATGGTTACTGGAGAGCAgtttgcatatatatatatatatgtgtgtgtgtgtgtgtgtgtgtgtgtgtgtgtctatatacacacacacacacttatatatgcatatatatattaaatatataaactttatatatatatatatttatatagaatttatatatataaattttttacTGCTGAATTTTTGATTTTGACATGAGTCTCTCTTGAATGTTCCTCACTGTGGGGCTAAATGTTTGGTGTTTTCTCAAACGGTTATTTTTCCTTGTTCAGATGTTATGAGATATGAATCATTTTACAGTATGAATCATTTACATTTGGACAGCTCCTTGTGAACATGGAGTCTTTGCATGTGTAGAGTTAGAGTAGGCTTCATTAGAAAATGCAGTGACCTAACATGGTGGAGGCTTCTTATCTGTCTTAACCATGTCTACTTTAGGgaagcagatggaaaacaatGTTTTGGGGGAAGGTACATTTGGCTGATAATTCATGCATTGtagatgttttgttttgccttttctttaatattgcatgttcccccccccccccccccccccccccattctAACAGTAATTTCCTGCTGTGCAGCTTTACATTTATACTGCTTTTTGATGGAACTGaaaaaattcttattaaaataaaatgtgattataataaaataaaatgtgattatATCTGAGCTCCCTCCTAAACCTGTATTTTATAGATGAAccttttttcttcaataaatgCATAGGTTTGAAACAATTTCATTTTAGTATCTCTTTTCTTATTGATTTTCATAGTTCTATAGAGGCTTTCaggtttattgtttcttattcAACCCAAGATAACCTGAATTAATGTGATTTGTCCATATTCCATAATCTTGAAATTCTCTTACTGCTTCTCACTGGCACAGCTGAATGACTTGCTTGAATTATTGTGAGGTTAATTTCTCACCATATGCTCTGGACTCCTTAAGGATGTTTTGCTGTTGAAAGCCATTCTGCCTTAAAGTTTTGTGAGTTCTGTATTTATTTGACAGGAACAATTCAAAATTTTCTCGCAAGGGTTTCTAAATTATCGCCTGCTTTGTAGCATCCTTCCAGACTGGCTAGTTGCTTCCTTACCCAGGAGGCTGACTGTCTTGGAAGTGTTTGAATTTATCTCTGGTATTATGTTTTTTGAATTCTTTGTTGTAGCATGTAGCTTTTACTATCTGTGGAGcttattattttattgaagACAACTGGCACTGACAAGCACAGCAGTTCCCTTTGCTAGTCCAGACCTGGCTTATGggttttaaaattcaaaaccCGTCATTGCTGGCATGACAACTTTACATTGGAAATAGCTCTTCAGTGACTAAAAATAGCTCCCAAATCAAAATAGCCTATTCTTTTGGACTTGCACTCCAAAAGTTGCTTGATCTCCAAAAGACATCACTAATTGCTTGATTTTAAGGAGATTAGATGTTAAAGAAGAGTCTTGAGTTCACCTTTTCAGTAAAATAGCATGTCCATGTTTTCTATATAACCATAGACTTTTATAAAAATGCATGGTTTAGAAACAAATCTTCACTTAATTGCAATTTAAATGACAGAATTTTAAAGCAGTATATGTATCgaattgaaattatttatgcACAATGAATTGGCTCATATCTAGGGTAATGCAACGCGATGCAGATTTTAGCTTGGATTTTGCTGAAATGACAAAAGATAATTAAGGcatttgtttaggttttttttccttgaatgaAAACCATCAGCAGAATTAGCTTAGTTTGGAAGTCTGGTTGACAAAGATTTGCATGTTTACTtattttttgttccttctttGATAACCCTCTGAAAAATCACTGGCAGTATACTAGAAGCATAGCATTATTTTGGTTGTAATTGTTGGTATTTTTATCTCTGCACACTGATGTTGCACTGCACCTCATAAATGCTTCtatagttttcatttttgatGAAGTGTTTTTGATGAAGTTGATGAAGTGTTCACCAGTTGCAGTTTGACCTGGAACAGTAGAGCATCTTCTTAAACGTACTCCGCAATTCTGGGCTTCGGAATGCAAAAATCATAGGGTTGATGATGGCATTGCACATTATGAGTGTCCCATTCACATGGAAAATGGACATGTAGCAGGCACAGTAAGGGTTATGTGGGCAAAACCTTGCTAAGAGGATGTGAAGAACAAAGGGAGCccaacagcaaaggaaaactcCAAGAAAAATAGTCAGTGTAATCGCGCCTTTCATGTTAGTTCTGTGATGAACAGTGCTGCTGGGCAGTGAGGCAATCTTTTTGGCATGAGATCGAGCCAGGAGAAACATGTGGACATAGAGGCAGAGTATGAAAAACATCATCAAAGGGAACAGGATGGTGAAAGGAATGACTGTTGCTGCTTCATAGGAGAAGAGGGCAATGGCAATGCTGCTGCCGGCACAGAATGCCCAAATGATTGCCAAGATAACCAAGGCCCTCCTCAGTGTCATGATATTGTGGTACCGCAAAGCGTAGAAGATAGTGATGTATCGATCTGCTGCAATAGCTAGCAAGCTGAAAATGGACCCCAGCAAAGACAGAATGAACATGGAATCCATGGCATCATCCAGTTTTTTCTCGAAGTCTCCGTGACGTGTCAGGTATCCCATTTTGCACAAGATGATAAAGATGTTCTCCAGAGTTTTGTACAAGCTACCCAACATGTCTGAAATGGCTAAACTGCAAATGAAGAAGTACATGGGCAAGTGTAAATTCTTATTTCTAACAACAGCAATGAGGATAAGTAGATTTTCCAGTATCCCAGCGGCAGCAACAGTGAAAAAAACTTCCTCTGGCACCACAACCTGGGTGCAGTCAGTgacatttaatgaaaattcagttATGTTTTCGAGAGATGGAATGCTTGTCTGCCCTGGGTGTTTGATTAAGTTGGAAGGTCTCTCAGTGCTCATTCTTCTGGTCGTGGAGAGAGTCTGGGTTGCTTCTTTTTCAGGTTTGGCTTTATTCTGAAGAAGCTGACCTCTCAATCAGATCATTCTTCTTTTGGTCAAGGCCCTCTCCTTCATCTGGAGCAATTTTAAGACTCAACTGAAATGTTTGGAATTTATCCTACAATAAAACATGTAGAAACATAAATATCAAGGAGAAATTGACCACACATATGAGGTAAAAACAGATATTTGAAGTCTTATCTATTGCAGTTTAAAGCACAGGTATAATCGCCATAGAGAGAAACAATTGGATCAAATAAGAGCTGTTCAAGGCTTCACTGAcctttaaagaaaaccaaagtgtAAATTCCCTTTTAgcttcaaagtaattttaaaggtATGTGTAGTTTTCTTTACTAATGCATGCCCCACATTTACTGAAACTAATCTGACAGACTTCAAGAGTTTGGCAATCTTTACTGTCCCAGCTGTTTGCTTTGAGAAAGCTCGGCAGTTCTTACAAGATTTTCAGTATTATTAGACACAAATAAGACTAATGCCAAGATAAACTCTTGTCCAGAGCAATAACATGTTTACCTCCACGCTGTTGATGGGGTGATGAAATGACCCCAATTTAGATGTGAACATTTGTAAGTGTTGATGTATTTAGAAGCATGCTAGATACTAGCAAGAGGcttctttttcatttagatTGAAACTGTCTTTTGATTCCATGAACATATTTCTGAGATCCGAGGTGCAGCATTTTCTTGTCTGTATTTTACAACTCTCTAAAACCGAAATATTTATTTCGGCTCTGAGatgatgttttcctttctctataATGATCCTGATCTAAACTACATCCAAGCATATAGGAATCTTTCCAAAGGAATAGGCTTTTTACTCTTTTCATTAATATATAAATTGATATGATAGAAATTTTGCTTGGATATGACCCATAAACAATAAGAAAGGGCTTTTCTTGCCATCTTCATAGCCACTCTTGGGAAGCACAGATGCAGTTTTGGTATTTAGAAAGTCCCCTTctttaaagatgtatttttacTGAAAGGGCTGTCAAGCAcgggaacaggctgtccagagaggtggttgagtcaccatctcATGAGGTGTTTAAATGATGCATGGAAGTGACATTTTGGGACATTGTTTAGTGgtggatttggcagtgctgggttaatggtttgactcaatgatcttaaaggtcttttctagCCTAAATGAGTCTAAAATTTCATTATTCCCCCTCTGTTTTTAAGTTTAAACCAGCTTTCTTTGACACATTCATATCAGTAAATCTTGAAATTCCTTTGTACATTTGTTCATAATCAGGGTTGTTGAATACTATAACACACAGTTACTGTTTCAAAGGGAGAAgtcaaaatttttaattattttgtataCAAACAAGACTTGGAGCACCTGCCACCACAAACTTGATGAAACAAGATCACTTAAGAGGAAGCATTCAGGAGAGTACCCACACATGCCTGAAAACACAGGCTGTATAGCGGACAAAATGAACTGCATTGCACTGCAGATGTGTGGACATTCCCAAAGATAATTAGGCCAACATCTGTCAGTATGTGATGGAAGGAGTTACTAACAAGAATAAGAAACTTGACAATGTCTTTGTAATGATATGGCTTTTCCTATTCTCACCTGGAGCTACTGTCACAGTTAAGATTAATGATTTCTAATCTAGCACCCTGTTAATTTTCACTCTTTATAGAAAGTGTCAGCACAGACACTTCAGACAAAACTCTGTGTCAACAGGATTTAAACAGGAGAATCAGCTAGCAAACATTTATTTAGTTGCTATTTTCTCAAAACTGTTTTTCAAGAATTCTTCTTTGTTGGTATAGCTGTATTACTGAAATAATCTGCCTGAAAAAACATGAAATTTCTTTCACCGAGAATATATAATGTTATGATGGCATGGTATATTACATCTGCTGCTTATAAGTTTACAGTAACTTTGTATTAAGCTATGAGCAGATACTTTATAAGGACTTTGGTGTATTTACAATAAACGGAATTAATTACATCACTTAATGTTGTTTTCCAATAATTAACAGAAAGCCAAAAAATGACCATCTTGTTTCAGAGATTCTCATTTCAGCATACACATGGCTATTGCCCACTATTCTATTAGGGTTCCATAAAAGTTCTTATCAATTATCTCCTTTTCTGATGTTTCAGTGTGGTGCAGTCATATTTCAGTCTCAGATATCCCAGACAGAAACATCTGTGTAtacagtgtttttttttttaacatgtgtCATAAATCCAGTGCTTGATCTGCAAAACAGACATTATATCATAGATCTGCAGTAAGTTCCACAGTTACAGGATTCTTTTCACTGCTACTGATCTACCACGTGCATTAAGCAGTTTAGTGGCTCTAAGCAGTGTAGGAACAGGCAGACTACACATGGGATGTAAAACTGCTGTGAGTAACATCAGTAGTACCCCCAGAAAAATTACTCTGGGCCCCCAGCACCAAGAAGCTGGGGGTGAAGATGGACCATCAGGACTCCACTGGATCTGTGGGTGGTGGCTTGATGGCTCTCTCTTAGCTCCTCGcccttttctatttctttctatcCCTCTACCTCACAcatactgttaaataaaatccacaCTTTTGGCTTTGGCATATGGTCTTTTTTTCACCTTCACTCGGGCAGAGGCGTCTTTCAATAACTGGATCTTAACAGCATATTAAAAGCTAACAGGAAAAAGACACTTTGGAGCTTGAATGCATATTTCTACTGTCTACACAAATTAGAGCTAAGGCCTTTTCACAGTATAAAGTATAAGtataaaaggtgaaaaaaaaaaaaaatttgcacgCCTGTGTTACTACCAGAGACAGTTTGGATGTAACAGATTTCTTCTCCACTGTCAGTATCTTGCCAGTTTGCTTCATCACTGTACTGTCCAGATAAAGGGTCCATGCCACTCACTCTATGAAATACCTCAGATTTATCTTTTGCAGGTGCCTGCAAAGTCAACTTTTCCCAGCTAGTGTTTACATTTCAGAGCTATTCAAAAtaggaaacacacacacacacacacaaaagaaaaaaaacccaaaaaaacccaaaacccaaacaaaaaacccaaaacaagcaaacaaaaaaacccaacccaacaaacaaacaacaacaacaaaaaacaaacaaaaacacacaaaaacccacaaacaaacaaacaaaaccaaaaaacacacccccaaacaaaaaaaaaaaagccacaaaggaCAGTTCTGGTTTTCTCGGTAATCAATAGCTGAATTATTTggattttaccttttttaagGTCATTAGTCATGGTCTAGGAATAAATTTGCCTGACTGTAGCAAGGAATGTAAAACAGTCAAAAAGCAATAAATGACAATGAAAATCTCTTAAAATCTGAAACACACTTACATATGTAGCTGTataacaaaaatggaaaaaattcaaCCCATTCTTTATAAAATTAGGTCCTGGATGGAGAAATCAACAGCTCAGTAACACTGGATATTCAGAAACATTATTTATCCAGCAGGAGGCAGTCTCCTGAGCTGGTATAATGGGCAATGAGCTAATGGCAGTAGTAAAGTTActaaaaatgcatatatttgcAGTACTACCATAAATTTCTATTTGTTTGGTTGCTATCTAAAGGGAGATGAGAGAGCAAACAGGGAGAATGGAAGTCAGGAGCAGAAACTATACTGACAATATTGTACAAACTTAAGGAACAAATCAAAATCAGATCACCTGACAATGGTAATCCCCATGATTATGGTGTCGGTCCTTATGATGCTCTTGTTACTTGAAAGGTGTGTTTTCACTGGTTTATATTCCACAGCTAAAAGCCAGCCCCAGTACTTTAGCTTGTGGCAAGGCTGAAAATACCCTTGACGGTGCTGGGAACTCCCAGTACTCCAGAGCATTAGCCTTGGGCACAAACCATAACTCTCTCCTGTGTGTCCTGTGCCCACTGATAACTAAAAGACAAATTTCTCTGCAGTAGAAATACAACTTAGCATCTGAAAGGTCTGGGAATAATAGGTCTgctcttgatttatttttttttaactgcatgaAAACTTAATTCACTGAATAAATAAACAACACATTTCCCTTGAtgtcaaaatattaaataaaccGGCCAGGTCAGCTGCAATAGcaataaaagtaatttcagcTGTGAACTATAATGAGAAGTTATGGTTAAAAAGTTATGTACCTTAAATACTGTGTAATTTCCAAggggcttttattttttgcatctattcttttttttagtAGCAAACCATACTTCCCTTTATTGTAGAGACCCCAAGATGTATTAACTCTCTAAATAGCTGGCAGTAAATAAAACCTAAAAGTGTACTGAGTAGTCTCTTCAGCTTTAGGACTGCACAAAACAGCTGTGATAACAAACCAGTTATGTAGAGGCAATGATTTCTCTCCCGAATCATGAAATGTATGATTTCCTGGTTCTATGTATctaaattttttgaaaaaaaaagtaatttagaaGGAATGGAACAGAATAAGTGGTTTGTGTATCATAGTATATACAGTATATTTCACAACCCACTCAACACACACATAGGTGCTTATTTGTCACTAGAAATACCACAACCTTCCCTCAGTCCCCAAAAGTCTCCAGTGTATTAGCGCTTGCACCTAATGTCTTTATCTCTGGCTAGCTCCAAAGCTTTATCATTGGGACACCCAGCAATCTTTTTGGTTTGGTTCCCCTTCAAAAGCCTTGCCCTAGTGGAACACCAATCCCTTGTGAGGTGGTTGGACAAGCTGCTTGTGCCTGGTTATGCTGCCTGGTGCAGCTTAGAATGGCCTCCTTTGTCTGAAAATGCCAGCCAAATTCCCACAGATGGGAGCAATATGTTTTTTCAGTCACTCGCCTTCAAGCTGTTGTGATTTTTTATCAAGATACATTTGACAAAAAACTATGGACAAATACCTTTTCCCTTGTTTCTAGTTTTCCTGGGAGTACCAGGCATTTAAGAAGGAAACAAGCCACTAAAAAACATGGATGTGGAGGCTTAGCTTTTAAAGCAGTAAACCAAGAAAAATGGCAaccttttttctattttttgtccTTAGTGGGTAGGCAATGGCTTTCATGGGGACAAGAAGGACTGGACCTGTTATAGGCAGGTGAATTATGAGGACAGGATGATCCCTACGTGTGCTAATGGGAATTTCTTTTTGTCTGCAGCATAGCTTAACCCTGAACAagcaagaaagtgaaaaaagtCATTAGAAGTAACTGTGCCAGAGGAATTACTCTAAAAAATACAGACTCCTAAGGGCTCTGTAAGTGTCTCTACTTCCTGTAGCTTTTCTGTCTGTCTCAAAGTACTGAAAATATCTCACTTACTTCGAGGTTGAGTATGCTTAAGGTACCCATCATGGCCTGtacaaaaaatccccagagaCCTGCCTGcttgcagaacagcagcagatcATGTTAACCATTCTCAACTGTAATCCTTAAACTCTTCAAGGAAATGGTTTCCTCAAACCACCTCTTTTAAAACTCTCACCATTTATTAAGCAGACATAAATGGCCCAGGAAGTATCCAAGAAAGCTGCTAAAATTCAGTGCAGCACAGTTCTTCGATATTGTCTAAGTACTGCTCCTTTATTTCGGAATCCTCCTGAAAGCATTGGTATCTTCCATCAGTAACTGAGATGGTAAAAATCTGCACatttgattactttttttcatataaaactAAGAaagtctgtattttaaaataggcATTATATGTAAAAACTTTGTTCAGCAGACACTGAACAAAACAGTGGCTGTGATCACAAAAGTGTGACAGCATTAATTTCCATCCTtcagaaatcagaatttttcacttctgaatGTGAAAAGTTTCAGTTGCTGGCATTGAGATGAAACAGAAAGGTCTCTTTCCAGGGAAAgtctttcagaaacaaaagttTCCCCTGCTCGTTACAGTAGGTCAGCTAGAAAAAAGTACCACGTGGTCACATTTAATTGTTCAGATGCTAGAACTTGTATCTTTTCATCAAAGTAAACATGTTTAATATGAAAAACCAATTTATACCAAATGCAGTACTGGTGGCTTTGATAGAATGTTTTCCCTTctaagtatttttatatttttttcttttatttttaaaaatgacaatGTAGGTAAAACGGTATCAAATATGTGGAAACAGTGAGGAAAATTTGAGATGCTATGATACCTGGATCTTCATCACAGAAtcctttgaaattttattaaCAACTGCAATTAGTATCCATGCTGTGTTAGGTAATTTATTCTTTTGCTTTGATCTCCCTCTAGTGTTCAAGAAAATAGTGTTAGCCAAGTATCAATGACTGATTAGAGCTATTCTGATTCTTCACATGAGTGAACATTATATAACATTGTGTTTCCTAATCTCAAGTTCATGAACTGTCATCAGACCTTGATAAATGTTTTTTGTATAAGGGTCACTACCATGGCTCTTGCTGATTAACTGCACCAGGATAGTGAGTACATGTCCCATGTGATTTCAATGTTGCTACTTAGAAATAACTTTGCATTGATAGAGATGTCACTTTTTGAAGAAAAGAGCATGGAGGCAAAAAAGGGAAGTTTATATGTATACAAgctaaatacataaaaatatatattgttgTATCTAAAGCTGTACTTATACCAACTGGGTTAACTACTAGTGAAATTTCACTCACATGACCACAACTGTGACTTCCttctaaaaataacttttagaGTGAAATTAAGATGCAAATCATACctgctgaaattttaaatgtaagaCATGTGTGCATATGTTGAAGAGACTTCTTTTTTCCTAGCTTTGAAAACTgcataaaagcattttctgacCAAATCACAAACTGAACAGACTGGAGATCTTGCAAAGATTACAGCTGAAAAAGATTTGAATGGTTTACTTCTTACGGatacttctctttctttttcccttaagATCAGCACCAAGATAACACAATTATGTGTTTGTTTTatgaataaggaaaaaacagaaaaatttttttttattattcatataTAAGATTAGGTATATTCACTATGCCATGATTTtgttgggaaagaaaaaaaaaaatgcaataaaacaataaaacatctAAGTTATACAGAAACAAACTGGCCAAGactatttctttctctatcATGCCAGTGTAGCTTCATGAAAACATGCATAGCTCTTGGTGTTTCGGAAAATACACTGGAAACAGGAAAAGTACAAAGGATTAAAGAAAGATGGACTGAGTTATTAATATccttaacaaaataaatctttgaagcagcagaggagaaaaaggaattatttaggATGCTAATGAATGAAATGGCAAGAACCATTAaaatggcagagaaaaagaaattaaagctgAAAACCCAGGAAGCATTTTCTAATTGATTAACTCCTTGTGGCAGCATAATTATTCAACATACAATTTCTGAGACTGTAAGTTATCTGTGCTGTTAGCTGAAGTAcctgtaaataaaaaaagctaCATAAAATGTTGGAGGTTATGTAAAGACCCTTGTTTTGTCCAAAGGCATAAACACAGAAAGTCCACAAAGTCATTTGTGAACTTTATTTCACAGTCGTTACTGAAATAATCTTCTTCGTATCAAGTCTGTGGACAATTTATTGCAAATGAGTAACCTACAGAGATTAAAACTAGAACCTGTACAAAATCGAGTGTCGTAAATGCATTAAGGTACTTTTGACTGgtgttttgcttccttttccatTAGTTACACTTTGGAGCAGCCTTCTCGTCACTGTAAACAACACActgtgccctggggagggggagctTCTGCAAGTCATTTAATAGACAGCTATCAAGGAAAAGAGTGAAATTTCAGGGAATAATTCCCCTGTCTTTGCTGCTGGACAGTATATGTGATAATGAgagttgttttcttctgaaacatgTGGAGCCTTTCTCTCTGCAAAGCTTCTGTCGCTTTCTAAAGTTGAGACACGTTAAGAAGTACAACTACTGTGATACACTAAGAAATATAATTATTAGTCAgttgtaatttttaaaacataatctacccaaagaaaaaaattgtaggTAAGTGCTTTGGAGGAGGTGTACTTATAACCTTTGGTCATATCCTTCACCCTCATATGAGTCTCAAGCCACTGGAGTGACTTGGTGACAAGCTATAGTGATCAATGCCTGCCaaatatgtttctttattaaGATTGTAGTGGAAAGATTCATGTTTCTTTGAAACACAAGTTATTGTGTCCCAGACTTTGTAGCTGACTTTTATTACACTATTCTTTCCTATTTGTTtccagaataaattaattttaagccTATAAAGCAGTACATTTCTACAAAGAACGAAAAATCATATTGGATTTGAAGACAGGGTAAATAGCTAAAAATCAATCAAGAGGCCTTCAAGTGACGTTTCTGGAGGCCATTGCTGTGTTCTTACACTTTCCAGTAAATCACTGTTTGCCGTTAATAATGCCATCACAAAAATGTTACCAACAAGCATTAAGAAAATTTCCTTTACAGAAAAGCATTAACCATTTCTTGAAAAAGAAGTCTTGTATTTCTACTCTAAATAAAGAAGAACTCCTAGCTGCTCTTTTAGGAGCCATCcatctttctctctgtgtttgctCCAGTAGCTGCAAACAAAATGATAGTCAAAGTAGATGGCATCATTAGagtaatatttaatatttttaaatgacagaaaacaagGGTGTGGATTTATAGCATGTAACCTGATGTTTAAGTGTGAAGATACCTCAGGTTaggtatatttttttaacatatatttattgaaaaaaagtattttttttgaaaaaaattgaaaaaattgaaggaggtttttaaaatgctgcacaATGCaagtaaaaatgtaaacaaGTGTTCTGCACTCCTGTGACAATAACTgtctgtttaaaaagaaaaaaagcaacaaaattaaAGAATCTTCTTTCCTGAGAGCTACTTAAAAGTGCCATCGTACTTTTTGTCTTGCCACAGAACCAATATATTTACATCCATTTTTGCTAAAACGTAGAAGTAGTGAAAAGATGACGATTAAAAGATTAATTCAATAGTTATTTTCTCTGTGAAGTTGTAGAATGGGGGCAGGGTAAAGAAAATACCTCTTTTAGAATTGTCCTTTCAGAGCCATCTTCATTCCATATACCTGGGAGGGAGAATGAGTAGGA
This window harbors:
- the MC2R gene encoding adrenocorticotropic hormone receptor, with amino-acid sequence MSTERPSNLIKHPGQTSIPSLENITEFSLNVTDCTQVVVPEEVFFTVAAAGILENLLILIAVVRNKNLHLPMYFFICSLAISDMLGSLYKTLENIFIILCKMGYLTRHGDFEKKLDDAMDSMFILSLLGSIFSLLAIAADRYITIFYALRYHNIMTLRRALVILAIIWAFCAGSSIAIALFSYEAATVIPFTILFPLMMFFILCLYVHMFLLARSHAKKIASLPSSTVHHRTNMKGAITLTIFLGVFLCCWAPFVLHILLARFCPHNPYCACYMSIFHVNGTLIMCNAIINPMIFAFRSPELRSTFKKMLYCSRSNCNW